A stretch of the Candidatus Saccharimonadales bacterium genome encodes the following:
- a CDS encoding ATP-binding protein, protein MKRATLFLLVGFPGSGKTTTSTIIHDLTGAVHIWADYERRAMFGEPTHSAVESRKLYDHLNKSTELLLADGQSVIFDTNFNFRKDRDMLRTIAAKYNAETKLVWIKLNKSTARKRALSHEHAASNSYEDTMTAKDFERITSHLEPPAKDENPIVLDGTKITPVYVAQALQLTKQKSPKVNEITKPVQHR, encoded by the coding sequence GTGAAGAGGGCGACATTATTTCTACTGGTAGGATTTCCGGGGTCTGGCAAAACGACCACGTCAACCATTATCCATGACCTGACTGGCGCGGTGCATATCTGGGCCGATTACGAACGCCGTGCCATGTTCGGCGAACCGACACACAGCGCCGTGGAAAGCCGCAAACTCTACGACCATCTCAACAAATCGACTGAACTGTTACTGGCGGACGGTCAAAGCGTCATATTTGATACAAATTTCAACTTTCGCAAAGACCGCGACATGCTCCGTACAATTGCCGCAAAATACAACGCCGAAACCAAACTAGTCTGGATCAAACTGAACAAATCTACCGCCCGCAAGCGTGCCCTGTCGCATGAGCATGCGGCATCGAATAGCTACGAAGACACAATGACAGCAAAAGACTTTGAACGCATTACCAGCCATCTGGAACCGCCCGCCAAAGACGAAAACCCGATAGTGCTCGACGGAACCAAAATAACGCCCGTCTACGTCGCACAAGCACTACAATTAACCAAACAAAAATCGCCGAAAGTGAATGAAATAACCAAACCGGTACAGCATCGATGA
- a CDS encoding cob(I)yrinic acid a,c-diamide adenosyltransferase, which translates to MAFEDFQTKESVIIVYTGESKGKTSAAMGLMTRALGNRWKVAVIQFIKYWGVGEHVFIRDIMPIYKDKLYFYKGGKGFYKAGDMSAQHVSEEQHKQAAQLTYDEALSAAISGEYDLVICDEINNAVHEGLISREQLMTLMMTKAPTTSLCLTGRDFPKDLLDKVDIATDMTKLKHHFDDKFLANKGIDF; encoded by the coding sequence GTGGCTTTCGAAGATTTTCAAACCAAAGAATCAGTTATTATCGTCTATACCGGTGAGAGCAAGGGCAAAACCAGCGCCGCCATGGGGCTGATGACGCGCGCTCTCGGCAACCGCTGGAAAGTCGCCGTCATCCAGTTCATCAAATACTGGGGCGTCGGCGAACATGTCTTCATTCGCGACATCATGCCAATCTACAAAGATAAATTGTACTTTTATAAAGGCGGCAAAGGTTTCTACAAAGCCGGGGATATGAGTGCACAGCATGTCAGCGAGGAACAGCACAAGCAAGCCGCCCAGCTGACCTACGACGAAGCATTATCTGCGGCCATAAGCGGTGAATATGACCTGGTTATCTGCGACGAGATCAATAACGCCGTCCATGAGGGACTGATCAGCCGGGAGCAGCTTATGACGCTGATGATGACAAAAGCGCCAACCACCAGCCTGTGTTTGACGGGTCGTGATTTCCCAAAGGACTTACTCGACAAGGTCGACATCGCAACCGATATGACCAAACTGAAGCACCATTTTGACGATAAATTCCTAGCGAACAAGGGCATCGACTTTTGA
- a CDS encoding glutaredoxin domain-containing protein has product MSTTPIIYSANWCAFCHAAKQYFDKLGVKYEVRDIEADHAYATESVEKSGQMGIPVIDIDGTIIVGFDRPKIDASLKAAKLL; this is encoded by the coding sequence ATGAGTACAACACCTATCATCTATAGCGCCAACTGGTGCGCCTTTTGTCACGCAGCTAAGCAATACTTTGATAAGCTCGGCGTCAAATACGAAGTCCGCGACATTGAAGCAGATCATGCCTACGCCACCGAATCAGTCGAAAAGTCCGGTCAGATGGGAATACCCGTCATCGACATTGACGGCACGATTATCGTTGGATTTGATCGTCCAAAGATCGATGCCAGTCTCAAAGCCGCAAAGCTTCTGTAG
- a CDS encoding AtpZ/AtpI family protein, with product MVKTYPTSKIGLASTARTDEGQHIQGADPALRSQFSSAALGMGWQLAVVVLVPIVGGYELDSRFDSLPVLTLVGFVISIAGSILVIKRALAAFNNFMPSTPNAHEVSDKEKQS from the coding sequence ATGGTAAAAACATATCCAACCAGTAAAATTGGACTGGCTAGCACTGCTAGGACCGATGAGGGCCAGCATATTCAGGGGGCTGATCCTGCGCTGCGTTCGCAGTTTTCCAGTGCGGCGCTCGGCATGGGCTGGCAATTGGCTGTCGTCGTTCTTGTCCCGATTGTCGGTGGCTACGAGCTGGACAGCCGGTTTGACAGTTTGCCGGTTTTGACCCTTGTCGGTTTTGTCATTTCGATTGCCGGTTCGATACTGGTTATCAAGCGGGCGCTGGCTGCGTTTAACAACTTTATGCCCTCCACTCCAAATGCTCATGAAGTCTCTGACAAGGAGAAGCAATCATGA
- a CDS encoding F0F1 ATP synthase subunit A: MISTLLSRFAAEDGPAIHIAPGGVFEVGGLTITNSILYGWICALAIIALMVWVARRVTIKPQGGVVQFIEAGVEFISNMVTNTFDDKAKGRKYVPFFVTLFFFLLLNNWLGLLPGVGEAFKSGDEPLFRAFTADLNGTLAAGIVTMLFVYGASIRESGGPLKYLRHFFIGSPWNPLYFIIGILEMFTDLTRVFSLSLRLFLNVAIGEIVIAVFSYLGSGAAPLTALPFTMVEMFVGALQAYIFTLLSLMYLSIAVNHSHDSAEDHAAHDDGLTSDRETGTMKLRPGEA, encoded by the coding sequence ATGATATCGACGCTACTCAGTCGTTTTGCCGCCGAAGACGGACCGGCTATTCATATTGCGCCGGGCGGCGTGTTTGAGGTTGGCGGTCTGACGATCACCAATTCAATTCTGTACGGATGGATATGTGCCCTCGCTATTATCGCGCTGATGGTATGGGTAGCCCGCCGGGTTACTATCAAGCCGCAGGGGGGCGTCGTGCAGTTTATCGAAGCCGGCGTTGAGTTTATTAGCAATATGGTCACCAACACCTTTGACGACAAAGCCAAAGGCCGGAAGTATGTTCCGTTCTTCGTCACGCTGTTCTTTTTCTTGCTGCTCAACAACTGGCTTGGTTTGCTGCCAGGTGTCGGAGAAGCTTTCAAATCCGGCGATGAGCCGCTGTTCCGCGCATTTACCGCTGATCTCAACGGTACGCTGGCAGCTGGTATTGTGACCATGCTGTTTGTCTACGGCGCTTCAATCCGTGAATCGGGCGGACCGCTCAAATATTTGCGCCATTTCTTTATCGGCAGCCCGTGGAACCCGCTGTACTTTATCATCGGTATTTTGGAAATGTTTACCGATTTAACCCGTGTATTCAGTCTGTCGCTTCGATTGTTCCTGAATGTCGCGATCGGTGAGATCGTTATCGCTGTATTCTCGTATCTGGGCAGCGGCGCGGCGCCACTTACCGCGTTGCCGTTTACGATGGTTGAAATGTTCGTCGGCGCCTTGCAGGCCTACATCTTTACTCTGCTGAGTTTGATGTATCTGTCAATCGCTGTTAATCATTCGCATGACTCGGCTGAAGATCACGCTGCACATGACGATGGCTTGACCAGTGACCGCGAAACTGGAACAATGAAGTTAAGACCGGGAGAAGCCTAG
- a CDS encoding ATP synthase F0 subunit C yields MLTLFAAEAISLDVIGKGLMIGLGFIGPAIGVGIIGANYLQAVGRNPEASKFFGQALVFVAIVELFGLLAFAATFIVK; encoded by the coding sequence ATGTTGACATTATTCGCTGCAGAAGCCATAAGTTTAGATGTAATTGGTAAGGGCCTTATGATTGGTCTTGGCTTTATCGGGCCAGCTATCGGTGTCGGTATTATTGGCGCTAACTACCTACAGGCCGTCGGCCGCAATCCGGAAGCTTCAAAGTTCTTCGGACAGGCCTTAGTATTTGTGGCTATTGTCGAGCTGTTCGGACTGCTCGCCTTTGCTGCCACCTTCATCGTTAAATAA
- the atpF gene encoding F0F1 ATP synthase subunit B: MTQHIGQFGAESSSGIGALGINPQALVIQLITFVLAYLVLRKYAFKPILKVLGERRELIENGVKLGEEMQKERTELDRKVSATLQDARRQADTVVAEAHDASRDLQREAEEKARLKAENIVTEAHARAEQDKQQMRKQLEQEVVGLISDATEVIIDEKVDARKDAALIDRALKRRSQGRRA, encoded by the coding sequence TTGACACAACATATAGGACAGTTTGGTGCAGAAAGCTCATCTGGTATCGGAGCTCTGGGTATCAACCCGCAGGCTCTTGTAATTCAGTTGATCACGTTCGTGCTGGCCTACCTGGTGCTGCGCAAATATGCCTTCAAGCCTATTCTGAAGGTTCTCGGGGAACGGCGCGAGCTGATTGAAAACGGCGTCAAACTGGGTGAAGAAATGCAAAAAGAGCGTACCGAGCTGGACCGCAAAGTCAGCGCCACTCTGCAGGACGCCCGCCGGCAGGCTGATACTGTTGTCGCTGAAGCGCATGATGCTAGCCGTGACCTGCAGCGCGAAGCCGAAGAAAAAGCTCGTTTGAAGGCTGAAAATATAGTTACCGAAGCCCATGCGCGCGCCGAGCAGGATAAGCAACAAATGCGCAAGCAATTGGAGCAAGAAGTTGTCGGACTTATATCGGATGCCACTGAGGTGATAATTGACGAAAAAGTCGATGCCCGCAAGGATGCAGCTCTCATTGATCGTGCTCTGAAGAGGCGTAGTCAGGGACGGCGCGCCTGA
- a CDS encoding F0F1 ATP synthase subunit delta → MKTPRHTIARALAKQSLTVSDFDSFSSEIAAYLLSERRVGELDSIMRDIMQYRADHGIVEVSTIGAYELDDAVRADITNEVQALYPDAEQVIISHRIDTSVVGGVRLEFANQQLDLSVRNKLNRLKQLTAHP, encoded by the coding sequence ATGAAAACACCTCGCCACACCATTGCTCGGGCCTTGGCTAAGCAATCACTGACAGTCAGTGATTTTGATAGCTTTAGCTCAGAAATTGCAGCCTATCTGCTGTCAGAGCGACGTGTCGGCGAGCTGGATTCGATTATGCGGGATATTATGCAGTATCGTGCCGATCATGGCATTGTTGAGGTTTCTACGATCGGCGCATATGAGCTCGACGATGCGGTGCGAGCTGACATAACTAATGAAGTGCAGGCACTCTACCCTGATGCCGAGCAAGTTATTATTAGCCATCGGATTGACACGTCAGTTGTCGGCGGCGTACGACTAGAATTTGCAAATCAGCAGCTTGACCTTAGCGTCCGGAATAAACTGAATCGATTGAAACAATTAACTGCACATCCCTAA